One Salarias fasciatus chromosome 22, fSalaFa1.1, whole genome shotgun sequence DNA segment encodes these proteins:
- the marcksl1b gene encoding MARCKS-related protein 1-B yields the protein MGSQSSKGEVAAEANAAAADGAAAVKTNGQENGHVKTNGDVSSKPDGDAAATNGSAEAAKEPEAGAGGDAIEPAPAADGEAAKPEGEAAAKETPKKKKKKFSLKKSFNFKLNLKKSKKSEAVKEEAAAAAATAATPSEEKPAENGAAAPAEEKKEEVKEEAAAAAAAAEAPKAEEGPAKEEAPKEEAKQEAAAPAPEATKPTEESSSTPAPSEKKE from the exons ATGGGATCCCAGTCATCCAAGGGAGAGGTGGCCGCGGAGgcgaacgccgccgccgcagacgGTGCTGCGGCTGTCAAGACCAACGGACAG gagaATGGACATGTGAAGACCAACGGTGATGTCTCCTCCAAGCCCGACGGAGACGCCGCCGCCACTAACGGCTCGGCTGAGGCGGCCAAGGAGCCCGAGGCCGGCGCGGGAGGCGACGCCATCGAGCCGGCCCCCGCCGCGGACGGCGAGGCCGCCAAACCCGAAGGCGAGGCCGCGGCCAAGGAGAcccccaagaagaagaagaagaagttctcCCTCAAGAAGTCCTTCAACTTCaagctcaacctgaagaagagcAAGAAGAGCGAGGCGGTCAAGGAGGAGGcggccgctgccgccgccaccgccgccaccccCTCCGAGGAGAAGCCCGCTGAGAACGGAGCCGCCGCTCCggcggaggagaagaaggaggaggtgaaggaggaggccgccgccgccgccgctgccgccgagGCTCCGAAGGCGGAGGAGGGGCCGGCTAAAGAGGAGGCCCCCAAGGAGGAGGCCAAGCAGGAGGCAGCTGCTCCGGCCCCCGAGGCCACGAAACCcacagaggagagcagctcgACCCCCGCTCCCTCTGAAAAGAAAGAGTGA